The following are encoded in a window of Impatiens glandulifera chromosome 5, dImpGla2.1, whole genome shotgun sequence genomic DNA:
- the LOC124940484 gene encoding 2-methylpropanoate--CoA ligase CCL4-like, with product MDELKPRTTNIIPLTPLGFLERAATVYGDCTSIIYNSVTFNWSETHRRCLQLASSIQSIGVLRNDVVSVLAPNIPAMYELHFAVPMAGAVLNTINTRLDSRTISVLLRHSESKLIFVDYESSSLILEALCLFPPNSPRPLLILINEVGQVLESPTTAVDFVSTYEDFVNKGRPDFEWVRPISEWDPIVLNYTSGTTSLPKGVVHCHRGILLATINCLMDWAVPRQPVYLWTLPMFHANGWCLPWGIAAMGGVNVCLRKFDTASIFEAIRVHNVTHMCGAPVVLSMLTNNPDEKPLRIPVQFLTGGAPPPAALLIRTEALGFVVSHVYGLTEMASNVVSCAWKPIWNKLSVDKRARMNARQGVRTLLTTAVDVVDPETGMIVKRDGSTLGEVVIRGGSLMLGYLKDPMGTSKCMKDGWFYSGDVAVMDPDGYLSIKDRSKDVIISGGENVSSVEVESVLYMHPAVNEAAVVARPDEFWGETPCAFVSLKEGIKVGPSEKEVVEYCRERMPHFMVPKTVIFMEELPKTSTGKIKKFELKEKAKAMGTGKMSRL from the coding sequence atggaTGAATTAAAGCCCAGGACAACAAATATAATCCCTTTAACACCTTTAGGATTTCTAGAGAGAGCAGCAACTGTTTACGGCGACTGCACCTCGATCATCTATAACTCTGTAACATTCAATTGGTCGGAGACCCACCGGCGATGCCTTCAGCTCGCTTCATCCATCCAATCCATCGGCGTTCTCCGAAACGACGTCGTCTCCGTTCTCGCTCCAAACATCCCGGCGATGTATGAGCTCCACTTCGCGGTTCCAATGGCAGGCGCCGTACTCAACACTATTAACACCCGTCTGGACTCCCGCACCATCTCCGTCCTCCTCCGTCACAGCGAATCTAAACTCATCTTCGTCGACTACGAGTCCTCGTCCCTGATACTCGAAGCTCTCTGCCTCTTCCCACCGAATTCTCCACGTCCCTTACTCATCCTCATCAATGAGGTCGGTCAAGTACTCGAATCCCCGACCACCGCCGTTGATTTTGTCTCCACCTATGAGGATTTTGTGAACAAGGGTCGTCCGGACTTCGAGTGGGTTCGACCAATTAGCGAGTGGGACCCGATTGTCCTAAACTATACCTCCGGGACCACTTCGTTGCCGAAGGGCGTCGTCCATTGCCACCGCGGAATTTTACTGGCGACCATAAATTGTTTAATGGATTGGGCGGTGCCGAGGCAGCCGGTTTACTTATGGACCCTACCAATGTTTCACGCCAACGGTTGGTGCTTACCATGGGGAATTGCAGCGATGGGCGGCGTTAACGTATGCCTCCGTAAATTCGACACCGCTTCCATATTCGAAGCGATTCGTGTTCATAACGTGACCCACATGTGCGGTGCCCCGGTTGTCCTCAGCATGCTGACCAACAACCCCGACGAGAAACCACTCCGAATCCCGGTTCAGTTTCTGACCGGCGGCGCGCCCCCTCCGGCAGCCTTGCTCATACGGACTGAGGCGTTAGGGTTTGTTGTCAGCCACGTATATGGGCTGACGGAGATGGCTAGTAATGTGGTGTCATGCGCCTGGAAGCCAATCTGGAATAAACTATCGGTTGACAAGCGGGCTAGGATGAACGCGAGGCAGGGCGTGCGAACTTTGTTGACCACTGCGGTTGATGTGGTTGATCCTGAAACAGGGATGATCGTGAAGCGGGACGGTTCGACCCTTGGAGAGGTAGTTATTCGCGGTGGGTCTctaatgttgggttatttgaaagaCCCGATGGGAACATCCAAGTGCATGAAAGATGGTTGGTTTTATTCGGGCGACGTTGCGGTGATGGATCCGGACGGGTATTTGTCGATAAAAGACAGATCGAAAGACGTGATAATTAGCGGGGGAGAGAATGTTAGTAGCGTGGAGGTGGAGTCGGTTCTCTATATGCACCCGGCGGTTAACGAAGCAGCGGTGGTGGCTAGACCAGATGAGTTTTGGGGGGAGACGCCGTGCGCTTTTGTGAGCCTGAAGGAGGGGATAAAAGTGGGTCCATCGGAGAAGGAGGTGGTGGAATATTGTCGTGAAAGGATGCCTCACTTCATGGTGCCGAAGACAGTGATATTCATGGAGGAGCTGCCTAAGACTTCTACCGGAAAAATAAAGAAGTTTGAGCTTAAAGAGAAGGCCAAAGCTATGGGTACAGGGAAGATGAGTCGTCTATGA
- the LOC124939055 gene encoding 3-hydroxy-3-methylglutaryl-coenzyme A reductase 1-like, giving the protein MDLRRRSPATSIRSRKVAVDEEPTNPRHLQKPSSPKASDLLPLPVYAINGIVFTLFFSIAYFLLHRWREKIRNSMPLHVVTLSELVAVLSLIASFVYLLGFFGIDFVQSLFTGRSPQDDEWDSEEQEIVNEDKRCGPCSAAIDSISVTQPMTPYSPNAAAAPEEKYLLTGEDEEIVNAVVAGKIPSYSLESKIGDCKRAAAIRREALQKITGKVLDGLPLEGFDYESILGQCCEMPIGYVQIPVGVAGPLLLDGREYTVPMATTEGCLVASTNRGCKAIYTSGGATSVLLRDAMTRAPVVRFSSAKRAADLKMFLEDPMNFDTLSVVFNKSSRFGKLQGVKCAIAGKNLYMRFSCSTGDAMGMNMVSKGVQNVLDFLMSDFPDMDIIGISGNFCSDKKPAAVNWIEGRGKSVVCEAIINEEVVKKVLKTSVAALVELNMLKNLTGSAMAGALGGFNAHASNIVSAVFLATGQDPAQNVESSHCITMMEAVNDGKDLHISVTMPSIEVGTVGGGTQLASQSACLNLVGVKGANRESPGSNARLLATIVAGSVLAGELSLMSALASGQLVRSHMKYNRSSKDITQAAS; this is encoded by the exons ATGGACCTTCGCCGCCGATCACCTGCGACCTCGATCCGATCACGGAAAGTTGCCGTCGACGAGGAACCCACAAACCCCCGCCACCTACAGAAACCTTCATCGCCCAAGGCGTCGGACCTTCTACCCCTTCCAGTTTATGCAATCAATGGAATAGTCTTCACGCTCTTCTTCTCCATTGCCTACTTTCTTCTACACCgatggagagagaaaatcagGAATTCAATGCCTCTTCACGTTGTTACTCTCTCTGAACTTGTTGCTGTGCTCTCACTCATTGCCTCCTTCGTTTATCTATTAGGATTCTTCGGGATCGATTTCGTACAATCCTTGTTCACCGGACGATCTCCTCAAGACGATGAATGGGATTCAGAGGAACAAGAAATCGTTAATGAGGACAAGCGTTGTGGTCCCTGTTCCGCTGCTATTGACTCCATCTCGGTTACTCAGCCAATGACTCCTTATTCTCCCAATGCTGCTGCGGCACCGGAAGAGAAATACTTACTTACGGGAGAAGATGAAGAGATCGTAAACGCGGTTGTCGCTGGTAAGATCCCTTCGTATTCGCTCGAATCGAAAATAGGTGACTGCAAGAGAGCGGCCGCTATTCGACGAGAGGCGTTACAGAAGATTACGGGAAAGGTCTTAGATGGCCTCCCTTTAGAAGGATTCGATTACGAATCAATTTTGGGACAGTGCTGTGAAATGCCTATAGGTTACGTACAGATACCAGTCGGCGTCGCCGGACCACTGCTTCTTGACGGCAGGGAATACACCGTTCCCATGGCGACTACAGAAGGATGTTTGGTTGCGAGCACAAATAGGGGATGCAAGGCGATCTACACCTCCGGTGGTGCCACTAGTGTTCTTCTAAGAGATGCCATGACTAGAGCTCCCGTTGTCCGCTTCTCTTCGGCCAAGAGAGCCGCAGATCTGAAAATGTTCTTGGAAGATCCGATGAACTTTGATACCTTATCCGTCGTTTTCAACAA ATCTAGCAGATTTGGAAAACTTCAGGGAGTAAAGTGTGCAATTGCTGGGAAGAATCTATACATGAGATTCAGCTGTAGCACAGGGGATGCCATGGGGATGAACATGGTATCAAAGGGTGTACAGAATGTTCTTGATTTCCTCATGTCCGACTTCCCTGATATGGATATCATTGGCATCTCTG GCAACTTCTGCTCAGACAAGAAGCCTGCAGCGGTGAACTGGATTGAAGGGCGAGGGAAATCTGTTGTGTGCGAGGCGATTATCAATGAAGAAGTGGTGAAGAAGGTTCTGAAGACTAGTGTGGCTGCATTAGTGGAGCTGAACATGCTAAAAAACCTAACTGGCTCTGCCATGGCTGGTGCTCTTGGTGGGTTCAATGCTCATGCAAGCAACATTGTTTCAGCTGTGTTCTTAGCCACTGGTCAGGACCCAGCTCAGAATGTAGAGAGCTCCCATTGCATCACAATGATGGAAGCTGTCAATGATGGCAAAGATCTTCACATCTCCGTCACCATGCCTTCCATTGAG GTGGGGACGGTGGGAGGTGGGACCCAGTTAGCATCGCAGTCAGCATGCCTGAACCTTGTGGGAGTGAAGGGAGCAAACAGGGAATCCCCGGGATCGAATGCAAGGCTTTTGGCTACTATTGTGGCTGGTTCGGTTCTAGCAGGGGAACTATCTTTAATGTCGGCTCTTGCATCTGGCCAACTTGTGAGGAGTCACATGAAATACAACAGATCTAGCAAAGATATTACACAAGCAGCTTCCTGA